The Chryseobacterium phocaeense genome includes the window TCCAAGAGGCATATCGTTTACAGACTCGTGGAAAATTTTTCCGGTTTCGTCAATCAGATAGGTGGCTCTGTACGTCACGTTAGAACCTGTGAAAGTTTCCTCTCCTTCTTCATTGTATTCGAAATCCTGGTCTACAATTCCTAGGATGTTCGCCAGTTGTCTGTGCGTGTCAGCTAAAAGCGGATAAGTTACTCCTTCAATACCTCCGTTTTCTTTTGCGGTGTTCAGCCATGCGAAGTGTACTTCGTTGGTATCACAAGAAGCACCGATTACTTTAGTGTTTCTTTTTTCGAATTCACCTAAGGCATCCTGGAAAGCGTGAAGTTCCGTAGGGCACACAAAAGTGAAATCTTTCGGATACCAGAACAGGATAATTTTTTGTTGGTTGGAAGTAGCTTCTTCAAGAATGTTGATTCTAAGATCATCACCCATTTCAGACATTGCATCGATGGTTACATTTGGGAATTTTTTTCCTACTAAAGACATAATTTTTCTGTTTTTATATTTAAATTTTTCTAGTGCAAATATATAAATATTTCATCTATCGAACAAATGAATATTGATAAATAAAATCTATAATTGTTTTTAATGGATTGAAAGGAAAAAGCCCTGAAATCAGAGCTTTTTTGTTTACTTTATCCTTTTTTTTATTAAGTTTAAATTCAATTTATGAATTGAAAGGGGCCAATGTATCTTTAATTCTTTTCATGGCTTCTCTAAGATCTTCTTCGGAAGCTGCATAAGAGAACCTGATGCATTCCGGGCTGCCGAAAGAAACACCGCCCACAGAGCCTACATGAGCTTGTTCCAGAAGAAACATGGCGAAGTCATCAGAATCCTTAATTTCCATACCATTCAGTGTTTTTCCGATGTAATAGGAAATATCCGGGAAGAAATAAAAAGCTGCCTTTGGAAGAACCACCTTAAATCCTGGAATCTCTTTCATCAGGTCATACACCAGGTCTCTTCTTTTCTGGAAAGCATCGATCATGTATTTGTATTCCGAAGGATCTGTTTTTAAAGCAGTAATAGAAGCTCTCTGCGCCATGGTATTGGCTCCGCTGGTCATTTGTCCCTGGATTTTTTCACATGCTTTGGCCAGCCATTCCGGACAGGCAGAATACCCGATTCTCCATCCTGTCATGGCAAATGCCTTGGACATTCCGTTGATCACCGCAGTCTGCTCGTATACTTCAGGAAACTGGGCAATAGAGGTGGTTTTGGTTTCGTAATTGATGAATTCGTAGATCTCATCAGAAATCACTGTTACATGCGGATATTTAGCGATAACCTTTGCCATGGATTTAAGCTCATCATACGTGTAATATCCGCCTGAAGGGTTACATGGTGAGCTGAAAAGAACAGCTTTGGTTTTATCCGTAATGGCTTCTTCCAGCTGTTCCGCAGTTATTTTAAAATCTGTAACATAAGACGTTGGAAGCATTACGGATGTTCCGCCCATCATTTTTACCATTTCATCGTAGCTTACCCAATAAGGAGCCGGAAGCAGCACTTCGTCACCATCATTTACCACAGATGCCAGCACATTTAAAATAGCCTGTTTTGCACCGTTTGAGACACAGATCTGCGAAGGTTTATAATCAAGGTTGTTGTCTCTTTTTAATTTATAGGCTACCGCTTCACGCAGTTCAAGAAACCCGGGAACAGGAGAGTAGTGGCTGTAATTCTGGTTAATCGCATCAAAAGCGGCCTGTTTGATATTATCAGGGACATCAAAATCCGGTTCGCCAAGAGTAAGGCTGATTACGTCAATGCCGGCGGCCTTCATCTCTCTTGCT containing:
- a CDS encoding peroxiredoxin; amino-acid sequence: MSLVGKKFPNVTIDAMSEMGDDLRINILEEATSNQQKIILFWYPKDFTFVCPTELHAFQDALGEFEKRNTKVIGASCDTNEVHFAWLNTAKENGGIEGVTYPLLADTHRQLANILGIVDQDFEYNEEGEETFTGSNVTYRATYLIDETGKIFHESVNDMPLGRNVKEYLRLIDAYTHVQKHGEVCPANWEEGKDAMKADRTSTAEYLAKN
- a CDS encoding pyridoxal phosphate-dependent aminotransferase, with protein sequence MDKLSDRVKRLGYSQTFVMSNKAREMKAAGIDVISLTLGEPDFDVPDNIKQAAFDAINQNYSHYSPVPGFLELREAVAYKLKRDNNLDYKPSQICVSNGAKQAILNVLASVVNDGDEVLLPAPYWVSYDEMVKMMGGTSVMLPTSYVTDFKITAEQLEEAITDKTKAVLFSSPCNPSGGYYTYDELKSMAKVIAKYPHVTVISDEIYEFINYETKTTSIAQFPEVYEQTAVINGMSKAFAMTGWRIGYSACPEWLAKACEKIQGQMTSGANTMAQRASITALKTDPSEYKYMIDAFQKRRDLVYDLMKEIPGFKVVLPKAAFYFFPDISYYIGKTLNGMEIKDSDDFAMFLLEQAHVGSVGGVSFGSPECIRFSYAASEEDLREAMKRIKDTLAPFNS